A region from the Lolium perenne isolate Kyuss_39 chromosome 4, Kyuss_2.0, whole genome shotgun sequence genome encodes:
- the LOC127349302 gene encoding thiol protease SEN102-like — protein MARGSLVAAAMAALAVALALSMAAEVVEFSDSDLATEESAWALYEVWIARHRVPTVGSIVKLALRDSAEKMRRFDIFKKNLRLVREFHERDPSYKLAINKFGDMTGEEFSDAYGGCERLRVVADDGGGKGQGGFAVSAVDDANLPEAVDWRQTGYDLRPAAVTAIKDQGPYCRSCWAFTAVATVEGLFSIRRKILTTLSEQQLVDCDKLDRGCVDGLAGTALSYITNSGTGLASGASYPYTGRNASCRKAFFSPFVKLSGHVWVKPFSEIELRKAVAAQPVAVSIGLEDPSDAFKNYHGGIFQGPCSTLGGHAMTLIGYGTESGNDYWILKNSWGEGWGEHGYMRLRRDANELGTPGTCARLRVVVSGRSLAADIRVGSFLDGGAWICTLAVQFGLDAPAHEELAGGVDRIEPETI, from the exons ATGGCGAGGGGTTCTCTGGTTGCAGCAGCCATGGCCGCGCTAGCCGTGGCCCTGGCGCTTTCCATGGCGGCGGAAGTAGTTGAGTTCTCCGACAGCGACCTGGCCACGGAGGAGTCGGCGTGGGCGCTGTACGAGGTGTGGATCGCGCGCCACAGGGTG CCGACTGTTGGCTCTATTGTTAAACTTGCTCTGAGGGACAGCGCTGAGAAGATGCGCCGCTTCGACATCTTCAAGAAGAACCTGCGCCTGGTCCGGGAGTTCCACGAGCGCGACCCTTCGTACAAGCTGGCGATAAACAAGTTCGGGGACATGACCGGGGAGGAGTTCAGCGACGCCTACGGCGGTTGCGAGCGACTCCGAGTCGTCGCAGACGACGGCGGCGGGAAGGGGCAGGGCGGGTTCGCCGTGTCCGCGGTGGACGACGCCAACCTCCCTGAGGCAGTTGACTGGCGCCAAACGGGGTACGACCTCCGGCCGGCGGCCGTGACCGCCATCAAGGATCAAGGCCCCTACTGCAGATCTTGCTGGGCTTTCACCGCCGTGGCAACAGTGGAGGGCCTCTTCTCGATTAGGAGGAAGATCCTGACGACCCTGTCGGAGCAGCAGCTTGTCGACTGCGATAAGCTCGACAGAGGCTGCGTGGACGGCTTGGCAGGAACCGCATTGTCGTACATCACCAACAGTGGCACCGGGTTGGCCAGCGGCGCAAGCTACCCGTACACCGGCCGTAACGCTTCCTGCAGGAAGGCCTTCTTCAGCCCCTTTGTGAAGCTCAGCGGCCATGTATGGGTGAAGCCGTTCTCGGAGATTGAGCTGAGGAAGGCGGTGGCGGCCCAGCCCGTCGCCGTGTCCATCGGCCTAGAGGATCCATCAGATGCATTCAAAAATTACCATGGCGGGATATTCCAGGGACCCTGCAGCACGTTGGGTGGGCACGCCATGACGCTCATCGGCTATGGCACTGAATCCGGTAACGATTACTGGATTCTGAAGAATTCATGGGGTGAAGGATGGGGAGAGCATGGCTATATGCGGCTGAGGCGTGACGCCAACGAGCTCGGCACACCTGGGACATGCG CCCGGCTCCGCGTCGTGGTCAGCGGCCGGTCGTTAGCTGCTGATATCCGTGTTGGCTCGTTCTTGGATGGAGGCGCATGGATCTGCACCCTGGCCGTCCAGTTCGGCTTGGACGCGCCGGCGCACGAGGAGCTTGCTGGTGGTGTAGATCGGATTGAACCGGAGACGATCTAA